The genomic stretch ATAAACTTTAGCAGATATATATTTGGAAATTTTTTTTAGTTGTAAGTATGTCTCCGTATTCGGAGGCAATCGGCCTAAAGATTACAATAGACAATTATCACAATAAAGCAGTATTTTTATAAATGAAACTGTTACATAACACTGTTAACTTCTTTACGTAGTTTCATGGCATGAAATAAGAATACTGCGAGACGTTGTAGTGTATCTACATTGTTGGAGGAAAGTAAATCGCCAAAGTTCTGAACAGACGGGGGATCAAAATAAGATCAAGAGATATATTTTGTCCTGTGGTTATTGAAAAATGAACAGACtaataaaaatagcgccaatggtgttgtagcacaactgtatttggctgttgctattgacatggtcttgttgctagggatatttgcacatatttttgGAATCTTCATTAACTTGCCTACCTTTcccccacttttcatctttgcaatatataaaccatttagctgttgctatgggcttggccgtgttgctaggcacatttgcatacactttttgaatctTTAGACtttacccatccctgttgttatctttgtaatatgcaccgtcatttcactgttgctaagggcgtggtcatggttgctagggcctaTTGTGTCGCAATGTTtccaacaataactgcagaataatacctccataaacatccccaccaagtttcaatccattcaccatgcagttttaaGAGatacgtttttgaccaaaattgagatttgcACATCATGGGATCATCAcgttatgaatacagcttcatttAAACATCCCCAGaagcatccccattaaatttcagcccaatctgctcagtacgatatgtttttgacacaaaggaaatatttttagactttatttgcatatcactgatggtcATGTCATGAACACTCGAATTCTTAACCTAAACACCCCTAACAATGCtcctaccaaatttcagcctaatctgatcacattttagccctaatttgcatatcaccgatgggatcatcatgtcatgaacaattcttaatctaaactcCACTGAGGACGTTCCCATCacatttcaacccaatctgctcaattattttggatttatagaTTTTTGCCCCAAAAGACGCatttttagtcctaatttgcatattactgataggatcatcatgtcatgaacaactcctaatctaaacacctctaaAAACGTTCCAATCAAATTTCAGATCAGTCTGttgagtagttttggagtttatgttttttgaccaaaaatcaaatcacacaccggtgtaagatcattttgatttgaacaattttccaactacaCACCCAAGgcaatatacccaccaaatatcatggcaatcggtcctttggtttttactttaagttgttcaaacacacacacacacacacacacacacacacacacacacacacacacacacacacacacacacacacacacgcgcgcgcgcgcgcgcgcgcgcgcgcacgcacgcgtacacatgcagacacacatcatgcatgcatgtatacatacatacatacatacatacatacatacatatatacatacatacatacatacatacatacatacatacatacatacatgcatacatacatgcatacatgcatacatgtatacatacatacacacatacatacatacatacatacagacagacagacagacagacagacagacagacagacagacatgtacattcAGACATTGtatcataaacatacatgtatattgtatcaCGTGACAACCGTGCTTATTTTGATATAACGTGATATATCATTGCATATTATTTTACATGACAAACATATCTCACCTGACCATGGCGGTCTCGTCAAGGATGTCAATCAATGAATCGTTGATTTTAAACAGCGCTTTCACAGCCGTCTCCTCGGCATTGCTGCTTCGTTTCGATTCCCGCACAACAATTTGCAGAACATCGCCAAAATCAGCTAGAGATTTGAGTACTTCATTCCAGACTTTCTCTGAGCCACTATGGATATCTTTTATCAGTATGTCCATTGACGTCAAGAAATCGTTCGTCTTGTCAGCCATGTTGAATTCAGTCAATCTTCTAAATCAGTATTACAGCATGGAGCGAAACAGTATACTGTGTTCGCATATTTCACGCCCACTCAGTTATTATCGGTTGTCAATCATTATAGCACAGACAAGGACCTAGTCGTGGCCGTTGTTGATAAAAATAGACTTTACATAAGAGGGGTTTACCGATTTGATGTTTCTGTCtataaatgtacagttttaGTCGCTGTGTACTTATCAAATTCGTgtcagattaaaaaaaaaaaaatttgactgATATCAAATCTAGTAAATTCGACTCTTCCGACTGTGAACTTGTAAGCTAAAGCTTACCTGTTCAGAGATCTTTAGAGACATGGATGGCTGGTTAAACATACTGACTTGGTGACGTTGTCAAAATAGACAGCCAAACCTCTGTGCTAAATGTACCTGAAATATTAtagtaacaacaacaatcacatcaaaacatgactaattttttttgtaataagtACCCGTACAGTTCTTTAAATGTGAACATGGCAAAGATTTGAAAACGATTAAGCTTTAATGATATTTCTGAAATAATGTACGTCACTATTGTGGCTTGTAAGTGCCATTGGGTGATTTTGAATTGCGACGTGTTCACTTTTGAATTTCTCAGTTGATTTTCGAGATAATTTCCACCATGGTGAAATCATTTTCACGGcagtgtaaataatttataacatGCTACCcgaaaagtctaatttacccacctttacccatccattaccctacctgtgacctacctaaccaccatctcagTCTAGGGGTAGTAGAGCCCCAATACCATTTTTGACTGCCTACAGCCCCCAAGGGAGAAACCACcatgggtaaattaagtcaaaggtagAACTTCATCTCATATTCACCACATTAACACATCCGCTGCTCTAGCTTTACCCCggggtggaaagacatggtcaaatactGGCATGACTTTTCATATAGTcgatgtgtgtatgtggtgaAAACATTTCCACCTCAGAGTCAGTGGAAATAATTTCAGgtcaatgttgatatttaatttccaatattttcgCTTTGCTTCTTGTTGATCTttgtattttacacattttcagttttggaCTTTAACAATCAACTGAGAAATTCATGAAAACGTCAGAAATTCAAGATCACCCAATGGCACTAACATGCCACCGTACGTCTGAGACATACTTGGTACTTAAATATGCACAACCGTACTTTACCCTCTTGACCCTACAAATCATTTGTTTGACAGGAGGGCGTCACTTCGATGTGATTGGACAGAAACTCCTACAGTTCTTGGTAAAGTCAAAcgtttcaaaagaaaactaaaGGATAGACACGTCCATTTGCGTCGAATCTTGAAACCTCATCATCTCCAGTCATGGCTGCCAAAATACTAGGCCTTTTGCCGACAATTGGCACGATCCTAGGAAAACTGAACGATGGTGCTATGGGGGCTGATTGGCAAAATTTGCAGAAGTCGCTGAGTCAGTTTGGCGACTTGATGGTTAGACTTGTACGCGAGTCGGGCAGAAGTAGGATTGTTCAGCAAAAAGCTTTAACCGCCCTTTTCGAAATAAGGAACAAACTGCAGGATATCCTCGATGAATCTGCGACTGCAAGGTAAAGTAAATATACTAATGGTTTACGTTTGCTGGGAGGGGATAACGTTAATATTGGAGATAGAAGTCATCTTGGATAGCGTCCCTTGACGTGGTCAGAAAGGTAACAAAATCGAAGTCATTTTGTTGACTCTTAGGGAACCATAAGTGACTACAGGGGAGGACAGGAGGAAATCAAGCGCAATCTGTCAAGTATAATGTGACTGTCATTCCTTTCCAAACGTGTCCTTCCCTAGCTCAatcttttttttctaaaatattaCCCTCGAGTTTTCCatgtttatttcttttaaagCGTGGGTAATGGACCGGCctgtttcttcggcctggggcgGGTCCGTGGATTTATGGAGGCTTTTCACCTTTTAATAAATtagcagtggggggggggggggtcatcctgGTTGAACATTTTGAATGGCGGAGTGGATCATTGTGTTTAGGATTGTGGTGGACGAAAAAATCATTTCTACCAtggcatgaccttgtctgaaATGAATATGGTATTGTCCGCGGTTCTTGTGACCTACGTTCTTTaataactacatatacatatacatatacatatacatatacatatacataaacaagtATTACCTGTTATGGAAATTCAAGGTTGTCAAATGACTTTATTTTCCAATCTCCAGATATTCTCGTGAAAGATGCATGGAgatatttgaaaacataaaGAATGCTACAGAATTTGAACAGCTGGATATTGGTGAATTTCTTTCCAAGGAGAAGTTATTGCAGTATGGTGTTCTGTTTGACGCCGAAGGGATTATGTACGCTAGTGATCTCGCTGAGATTACTGATGGAGAGTTGGAATCAACTTTCAAACCAAATATGAAGAGTGTGCCGTTTTCCAGATTACACAAGATTATCATAAAGACAAGTGAGTATTCACCACTGGGCTTCGATATTAgcctgttgttgttgttgttgttgttgttgttgttgttgttgttgttgttgttgttgttgttgtggtggtggtggtggtggtggtggtggtggtggtgatgatgatgatgatgatatgtaATCGTTATTAGGTCAATGTaacattttcattcaatattttaaacttTATGTTGTAGGAAAATCTCAACATTACGTAGAAAATGATATGGAAAAGGAACTCCACAATATCCAGGATTTGTTGGAGAAGTCAGATAAAGTGATACAAAAGAAGTTATCAAGTTTTATGGACACCTTAGCTCCTGTTATAATCGAACTAGCTGAAACCATCAAGGACGAGGAGATGCGTACAATACTGATTGTTAGCGCAGCTTCGCTTGCCTTGGCCGTAGGTGCTTTGGCGTTTGGTGGTTTCGGGGTTGGATGCTTGCTATGCGGAGTACCTGGTATGGTAGCGTTATTATCTTGTGGGACGCTTACCTGTACAGCTTCGGCAGCTTTCTCGACGGGTGTTGGAGTCGGAGCTCATGCTGGTACCCTTGGCGTTGCTACTATCGGAGGATTCGCTATTTATAAAGCACACAAAGGTAAACGgaacaaacacatttttttgtgGCGATGGTACGATTTATTGTTTTGAGATCATCAAACGTACTTTGGGAACTGTTACTCGTTTACTAGTAAACTTATTATAAATTACATTAGTCCTgtttgcatacggagtaagtcgtccctttcTAGTCCTGCTTATATACTCAGTCTAACCACGCAATCTTCGGAGATACACAGCGGGCATCTTTTCTGAACAAGCATTAGTATAAGAAACGCAAGCGCATGACCAGGTCTTCGTTACTCTTGCAAATGTTTATTCGTTTACCCTTCCTTTTCTACAGATATGAAAAAAGAGGTGCAGCAACTGAAGAACACATATGAAATGGTGACTGAGTGGCAGGAAGCCCTTAGAGAGCAGTTTCTACATTGGAGAGATTTGATGAAAACTTTCAGACAGCTCTTCGTGGAATTGCGACGAAGCCGACGTGCACGTGATCAATACAGTGACACTGGAGGAGACATAGAGAACTATTTCAAGAGAACCAAACAACTGCTGGAAGAAACTCTCCAACAAACTGATGCATTTGAAGTGCTTGTTAAAGATTTGAAAAATAGGAAAATCCGTTAAATTTTGGATAACATGGTATTGGAAACGAGCATTGGTTAGACACAGTAATCATTACTACGCCCTCGTCTACATTTACCTAGTGTCCCATGcatttaaaatgtaaacatgcaGACATGTTTTATAATTCACTATTTGCCAATGACAATGCAAAATTGGTGTAGCATTGCAATGGACTCTCGACTTTGTGATACGATTTTGTGTAGTGCAGTAGAAGTCGAAACAGCTTGAAGTCATTCGTCATTACATTAGTTTTTTGCTGTTGTTTGCACGGGAGAACAATGTATAGTATACTTTAACTCAAACTATTACATATCAATACATGCATACGAGACAGAATATTGGTGTAGCTTTTGGCAAAGTTATAAATGTTTGATTGTGACAGTGCAAGATGCAGTTTATTTGATATCTGTACGTTATTTAACcaagtttgtgtgtgtggggaTGGCGAGGGTACTGGGGTCGAGATGACAATGTTACCGCAGTAGAGATGAACATGATATGATGTAGAAATGACCAGGGTACTAAGAGTCAAGATGACCAAGTTACAGAGGTCCTGGTGACAGGTAATTCGGGTCGAGATGAGAAGCTACTATAGTTCAGATGAGTAAATAAGCCACTTCAAGCTCTCAGACTGTAAAATGAAAACCCTTgattttctgtacattttcatttatcCCGGCTGAATATCATTTGCTTACTGATAACTAATTCACTCGATTACGGTTGTATGTAGTTATTGGTTAACCGAAAAATTCgaattaacatattaaaatataaataaatctaTGGTATCATGGGATAAGGTCTAATATTTACCTTTCCACAAACGCATATTCCAGACAAAATCATTACTTTGAGAGCATGCCCGCCCTGACTGATACGTACTATTGTGTTTAGTAGTAAACCCTTCCAGTgacataattatcatatattggGTTAACATTGTCAACCTTAGAGTCCTTTGGTAGATGGCTGGTGGCCAATAATATCAAACGTTTGGTAACCACTCCATATTTGGTAAATCGTATCATATATGGTACTTGCAATAGAAACGAACCACACAAAGAACCACTATTGATTTTCTACTGAGTCAGTTTCGATTGCTGTAAGTAAATATGTACACGTCACGTTTGTAAACTCGTCGAAAAATACACCTCCATATATTCACATATTTTTGGAGGCGGAGGGTTAATTTGTTTAGAAAGAAATATTTGATTTCCAAGTACTGTCCGTTTCGAGTTACCGTATTGAACCCTTACCTCACCAGCGGAATCTAATTATATCTCAATGTAACGATATACATTTTTGAAGACaccacattgaatattcatttcacaaacattaCGTGAATAGCGTGTAACGTATGTGTTTCCATTGTCTGGGAAATGAATAATAATCTCATACTTCTGGACAAAGCTAACAGCAGAGAAAACGAAATATTAATTTACAGTGGGTCAGAGGTCATATAATTGACTTTTCGCAAGGCCACTCCATGACATCgctggaatgacaccctttacTGTATGTTTAGTAAGTCGAATGCCGCCCTCTActctattaaaatgtaattattttagtatGATAACTGATCAAAGTGTAAACATCATACGAGATGGGATCCcatgactctgtttactgatagaatgctTAATGATTATGACCGTCAGTCATATCTCTACAATACTACAAAAAGTCCCAGGCCCGGACGAAACATGTTCACACTGCTATCGTTGGTCCAACCCTAAACCACGCCTCACTATGGGACGAAATCCGGACCAAACTGTTCGCACTTGTTTTTTAATCCTCTCCTCGGGCCTGATAAAAGGGTCACCTGAACATACATCAGACGTACCCACTGTTCTTTTTGTATCAGGTGtattgtttctctctctctctctctctctctctctctctctctctctctctctctctctctctctctctctctctctctctctctctctctctctctctctctctctctctctctctctctctctctctctctcactctcactaTCACTATCACTCTCAGGAATAATggaattgaagaaaaaaaatcagttccAATCGCACAAAGAGTACATCCCACAACAGTTCAATTTTCTATTAAAAAGGCACATTCACTTTGCCTTGAACTATGCCTTGAACTATCCGTACTGCGACCAAGACATATACTATAGAGTGGATTCGTGAACTTCATGTCGAACCCTGTTGACTATTAAATTATGAATATCAGGATGCATAAATTTGACTGATTAGACTCACGTATctttaaatatattaataataataccaTTTGGGTTTTATCTTATTTGTTTCCACATAACGTCTACGATATATCTAACTGCCCGTGACGGTAAATTTTGAGGTAGTGACAGAATCCATCATGATCTTTTTATTTAGGTGTAAGTACTCGCCATTATTTGCTATATGAGTCTATATTTTTATCCTCCAACTACCGAAAGATCTCCATATCTAAGAATGACATGCAAGGCATTTGCTGCGGTGGCACCGTGAGTGTTCGACTCCGCGTAgtaataatgtaacaatatatattcCACCAATAAACTGAATCACCGAATCATGGGACTGGTCTCCTGTCCTATGCCACCGTTGGCTGCGCTGTCGCTTTATCACATACTAGTATGTGGATCGCGGCAGCTGTCTAGATCTGAACCCGCTAGACGAATTTGTCCTGTATTTCCATTTTCACCGACGATTGCTTTGCGCTCTGGTGTATATTCTTTAGCTTTAATGTCTTGCCACATTTTCATTCAACATGAAATGTTCAATTTGTAACGAGATTTAACATCTCAAGAAAGGCCTATTACTATACGAAGTCGAACTGTAACACGACCACACAGCAAATGCCCCGTATATCATTCTTTAATATGTTGATCCTTCTTGGTGGTTATACgaaacatatacacataaatgtcaaattacaaaacaaactgTCATGACCAATATCttgattaatataatatacttttattttattttcaagacGCGAATTTTTAACCGATATTCATTGCCATTGATATTCATACATGTTGGTGCATTTATCACGTAAGCCTTTTTTGTTTGTCGTCAGCTTTTCTCCCGCCTGTTTCCCACCAGTCTTTTTTTTAGCTGCAGTCTAAGTAGTGATTTGAAAAGAACCATAAACTACATTAAGCCTTCAGTTTTTCAACTTCAGGTTTTCCTTAATATGTTCTTCCAATTTCTCAAGCCAAATATATTAAGCTCTTTATATTTTCCTTCTTTTACTCTAATGCGAACGAAAACTTTAGCATATTCTTTACGAGCATAGCCCAAAGAGCGAACGGTTAATTAAAAAGTTAATAATTACAACGATTAGAAGCTTGAATaagatatttatatttattttgttgaaattaatCAACGTTTAATATTCAAACGTGGTCAAAATAATGGCCAATATTTTTCCAGTGGCCACTTGCGATGGGACACAATGAATGGATAGAAATAAAATGCCATAACATCATAAACTAATCGGTAGAATATCCACGTTGGTATTCTAACATGAAACCATCTCTTAAACTGTCTCATTTGGTAAATATAGTAACGACCAGAATGACATAATAAAGATCAAATACAGTTTATGGAATTGGTTGGTGTAGATCAAGCATCACTGAACGACAC from Glandiceps talaboti chromosome 12, keGlaTala1.1, whole genome shotgun sequence encodes the following:
- the LOC144443720 gene encoding uncharacterized protein LOC144443720 translates to MAAKILGLLPTIGTILGKLNDGAMGADWQNLQKSLSQFGDLMVRLVRESGRSRIVQQKALTALFEIRNKLQDILDESATARYSRERCMEIFENIKNATEFEQLDIGEFLSKEKLLQYGVLFDAEGIMYASDLAEITDGELESTFKPNMKSVPFSRLHKIIIKTRKSQHYVENDMEKELHNIQDLLEKSDKVIQKKLSSFMDTLAPVIIELAETIKDEEMRTILIVSAASLALAVGALAFGGFGVGCLLCGVPGMVALLSCGTLTCTASAAFSTGVGVGAHAGTLGVATIGGFAIYKAHKDMKKEVQQLKNTYEMVTEWQEALREQFLHWRDLMKTFRQLFVELRRSRRARDQYSDTGGDIENYFKRTKQLLEETLQQTDAFEVLVKDLKNRKIR